A region from the Pelodiscus sinensis isolate JC-2024 chromosome 11, ASM4963464v1, whole genome shotgun sequence genome encodes:
- the FAU gene encoding ubiquitin-like FUBI-ribosomal protein eS30 fusion protein encodes MQLFIRAQNLHTLEVSGQETISHLKAHIESLEGIAPEDQVVLLGGTPLEDEAIIGQCGISELATLEVAARMLGGKVHGSLARAGKVRGQTPKVAKQEKKKKKTGRAKRRMQYNRRFVNIVPGFGKKKGPNANS; translated from the exons ATGCAGCTGTTCATCCGTGCTCAGAACCTGCACACCCTTGAGGTGTCTGGACAGGAAACAATATCTCACCTTAAG GCTCACATTGAGTCCCTGGAAGGCATTGCACCAGAAGATCAGGTGGTTCTCTTGGGTGGAACTCCTTTGGAGGATGAAGCTATCATTGGGCAATGTGGCATCAGCGAACTTGCCACACTGGAGGTGGCTGCTCGCATGTTGGGTG GTAAGGTCCATGGCTCCCTGGCTCGTGCTGGGAAGGTGAGAGGCCAGACTCCCAAG GTCGCCAAgcaagagaagaagaagaagaagactgGCCGTGCCAAGAGACGCATGCAGTACAACCGGCGCTTTGTCAATATTGTGCCAGGCTTTGGCAAGAAGAAGGGCCCCAATGCTAACTCCTAA